The Candidatus Latescibacter sp. genome segment TTCCGGGGTTTCGGAAGTCTGTTTCTTTCTTTCATCATCATCGCCGCCTATTCCGGAATCGCACTCATTCTTTTCACCGGCAAACGTCTCATGATTCCGATGGTTGCTCCGGCATTCGCAACCATTCTCCTCTCATATATCAGCGCCGTCACCTATAATTTTCTCTCCGAGCGGCGGCAGAAAGCCGTGATTCGTGGAGCATTCGCCCATTATGTTCCCGGCAAGGTCGTGGGAGAACTTCTGAAAAATCCCGACATGCTCAAACTGGGAGGCGAGGAGCGGGTGATGACGGTGATTTTCAGCGATGTTGCCGGTTTCACCACCATATCGGAAAATCTTTCTCCTACCCAGTTGGTGGAACTGCTGAACGAATACCTTACCGCGATGACCGATATCGTTTTCAGCTATGACGGCATCATCGACAAGTACGAGGGAGACGCCATTATGGCGGAATTTGGCGCTCCTCTTCCCGACGACGAACACGCACTCAAAGCGTGTTATGCCGCCATCGACATGCAGAAAAAACTGGTCGAGATGCGAACCAAATGGAAGAGCGAGGGACGGGCGGAACTCAAGGCCCGGGTGGGGATCAACTCCGGCCCCATGGTCATCGGCAACATGGGATCGCGTGAAATTTTCGATTATACGGTGATGGGGGACAATGTCAACCTCAGCTCACGGCTCGAGGGGGCAAACAAGGTATACGGCACCTACGTTATGTGCAGCGAAGCCACCCGTCAGATGGTTGAAAACTCCATTATTACCCGCGAGCTGGATCTCATCAGGGTGAAAGGGAAAAAGGCCGGGGTGAGGATTCACGAGATAATCGCCAAAAAGACCGAGGGAATAGGTGAAGAGAGGCTGCGCCTTCTCGAAACCTACCAGCGCGGTTTGGAAGCTTACAAGAATCGCCGGTGGGAAGAGGGAAAGGCTCTTTTCACAGAAGCTCTGGCCATTGATCCGTCAGATGGTCCCGCGTCCCTCTATCTCGAGCGCTGCACGGAATTCTTCCTTAACCCGCCCCAGGAAGATTGGGACGGTATTTTCACCATGAGGACGAAATAGTATGGAAATGAGCGGACTGATCACCCTTACAACCGATTTCGGAACCCGGGACCCTTATGCCGGCATCATGAAAGGCACGATACTGACGGCCAATCCACAGGCCAGGATCATAGATATTACCCATGAAATCCTCAAGCACGATATCACCAACGCTTCGTTCACCCTGGGACAGGCATATGAACACTTTCCCCAGGGCACAGTGCATGTCGGAGTCGTTGATCCCGAGGTCGGCGAAGCACGGAAAAATATCGCCATATTGACCGAACATTATATCTTTGTGGGTCCTGATAATGGCATTTTCACCATGGTGTTGTCCAGAGAAAAAGCGCTCGACATTCGTGAAATCAAAAATCCTCCCTTTGTGCTGGATAAAATTTCGAACACCTTTCATGGCCGTGATGTGTTCTCCCCTTGCTCCGCCTATCTCTCGGCGGGGAGGAATTTTTCCGAGGTCGGACCGGAGATGAAAAACATGAGGCATCTCAAATATCCCAAAGTGAGCCAGGGCGGTAATAATCTCAAAGGGGAAGTCGTGGCCATCGATTCATTCGGAAACATGATCACCAATATTTCCGAGCATACTTTGCGGTCTTTCATGGGGAAGAAAAAAGTTGAAATTTACTTCGCTACAGAACGGTTCACCTCAATCATGCATTACTACAACGATGTGCCTCCCAAAACTGTGCTGGTGCTTATCGGATCTTCCGGATACCTTGAAATATCCATGAACGGGGAAAGCGCTGAAGACTACTTCATGACCTCTGTCGGAAGCCCGGTTACGATAAGGAAATACT includes the following:
- a CDS encoding SAM-dependent chlorinase/fluorinase; this translates as MEMSGLITLTTDFGTRDPYAGIMKGTILTANPQARIIDITHEILKHDITNASFTLGQAYEHFPQGTVHVGVVDPEVGEARKNIAILTEHYIFVGPDNGIFTMVLSREKALDIREIKNPPFVLDKISNTFHGRDVFSPCSAYLSAGRNFSEVGPEMKNMRHLKYPKVSQGGNNLKGEVVAIDSFGNMITNISEHTLRSFMGKKKVEIYFATERFTSIMHYYNDVPPKTVLVLIGSSGYLEISMNGESAEDYFMTSVGSPVTIRKY
- a CDS encoding adenylate/guanylate cyclase domain-containing protein, producing the protein GYVSYEQVLDDESDYGLKALMEVNRFKDKVVLVGATFPDSKDVLHTPFYMGTKLYTKAEFPMYGVHVHKNIASTIIDNRFIPPVTEKQTFLLIFIMTLLATLVNYRFRGFGSLFLSFIIIAAYSGIALILFTGKRLMIPMVAPAFATILLSYISAVTYNFLSERRQKAVIRGAFAHYVPGKVVGELLKNPDMLKLGGEERVMTVIFSDVAGFTTISENLSPTQLVELLNEYLTAMTDIVFSYDGIIDKYEGDAIMAEFGAPLPDDEHALKACYAAIDMQKKLVEMRTKWKSEGRAELKARVGINSGPMVIGNMGSREIFDYTVMGDNVNLSSRLEGANKVYGTYVMCSEATRQMVENSIITRELDLIRVKGKKAGVRIHEIIAKKTEGIGEERLRLLETYQRGLEAYKNRRWEEGKALFTEALAIDPSDGPASLYLERCTEFFLNPPQEDWDGIFTMRTK